A region of the Hyphomicrobiales bacterium genome:
CTGGTCTCCCCGGTGATGGCGGCCGCCGCCGCCATTGCCGGCCATTTCGTCGACATCCGCGATTGGCCGGAGCAAGACTAGAGCGGTTCATGGTTATAGGGAGCCGATTTGGCCCATCAAATCGGTTCCCTATAACCATGAACCGCTCTAGCCACAACGAACGGTCTTCGGTATAAGACGGCCCGGCGCGCGGAAGCGCCCCAATCCGTTTCGCAGCTTGCATTGATGGAGCCACGCCGATGGCGGTGCCAAAGAGAAAAACATCGCGCATGAAGCGCGGATTCCGCCGCTCGGCGGACGCCCTCAAGGACCCGACCTATGTCGAGGACAAGGACAGCGGCGAATATCGCCGGCCGCACCATATCGACCTGAAGACCGGCATGTATCGCGGCCGCCAGGTGCTCAAGCGGAAAGAAGAAGCCTGACCGCGCCAGGTCCGGCAGTTGCCGCCCCACAATAACGGCGTATAGTTCACGACTCCCGCAATTGTGCGTACGGGGGAACGGTCATGTTGCTCGGCATTCCACTGCTTGTCCTGCCTTTGATCGCTTACAACGTCCTGACCTTCGTGACCGAAATCGTCTGGTCGCGCGAGGTGATCGGGGTCAACATGGTGTCAGGCGCGCGCTGGGTCCTGACGGTCGAGGATCTGTTCATCACCGTGGCCCTGCTCCTGCTGTTCGTCGAAATCCTCAAGGCGACGCGCACCGGGTTCGGCTCGGTCTTCGATCACGCCATGTCGACCCTCGTCTTCATCGTCTGCCTGGTCGAGTTCCTGGTCGTTCCGCAGGCCGCGACATCGGTCTATTTCCTGATGACCGCGATCGCGCTTATCGACGTCGTTGCCGGCTATTCGGTCACCATCCGCGCGGCGCGGCGCGACTTCGCCGTCGATCATTATCCGCCGGGCAGCTATTGAAACCCGGCGCCGGTCCCGCTTGCGCGCGCTCCGGTCGCAGAAACGGACCGAGATGACCGGTCGCGATTTCCAACTGCCCGGCCGCTCGCCGGTCCTTGCCGGCAACGCCATGTGCGCGACGTCCCACCCGCTGGCGAGCGAGGCGGCGATTGCCATGCTGCGCGGCGGCGGCAACGCCGTCGATGCCGCCGTCACCGCCGCGGCGGTGCTGGCCGTGGTCGAGCCGCAGATGACCGGGATCGGCGGCGACTGCTTCGCCATTGTCGCCCGCAGGGACAAGGCGCCCACCGGCATCAACGGCTCCGGCCGGGCGCCGGCGGCGGCGACCCCGCAATGGTATCAACTGCATGGGATCGAAGCGATCGATCGGGAAAGCGTTCACGCGGTGACGGTGCCGGGCGCGGTCGACGCCTGGGACCGGCTGCTCGCCGAGGCGGGCTCCATCGGCCTCGATAAGGCGCTGGCGCCGGCGATCCGGCTCGCCGAGGACGGCTTTTTCGTCGCCCCGCGGGTTGGCTTCGACTGGCGCCGAGGGGCCGAGAAGCTGGCGCGGGACCCGGGCGCGCGGCAGTTCTACCTCAAGGACGGCAAGCCCTATGCGGCGGGCGACCGGGTCCGCCTGCCGGCACTCGCCAAGACCCTGAGGACGATCGCCAAAAAGGGCCGCGACGCCTTTTATAAGGGCGAGATCGCCGAGGCGCTGGTGCGCCATCTCAATTCCCTCGGCGGCCTGCACACGCTCGACGATTTCGCGGCGACGACGGCAAGCCCGGTCAAGCCGGTGATCAACCCCTATCGCGGCGTCGACATGGTCGAGATGCCGCCCAACACCCAGGGGATCACCGCGCAGCTGATGCTCAACATTCTGGAGAATTTCGACCTTGCCGCGCTCGTGCCCATGGGCGCGGAGCGGCTGCATCTGGAGATGGAGGCGATGCGCAGCGCCTACCGCTTCCGCGACCAGATGATCGCCGACCCCGAGGCGATGCGGGCCAGCGTCGCCGAGATCCTCGACAAGCGCCTCGGCCGCGATCTCGCGGCCCATATCGACATGGAGCGGTGCAGCGCCGATCTCGGCCCGGTCCGCGTGCCGGTAGGCTCCGACACCGTCTATCTCAGCGTCGTCGACACCGACCGCATGGCGGTCTCCTTCATCAACTCGCTGTTTCATACTTTCGGCTCGGGCATCTGCGATCCGGCGACCGGCGTCCTCTATCAAAGCCGCGGCTCGGCCTTTTCGCTTGACCCGGAGCATCCCAATTGCATCGCCCCGAACAAGCGGCCGATGCATACCCTCATTCCGGCCATGACCATGCGCGACGGCCGCGTCGAGCTCGCCTACGGCGTCATGGGCGCCGCCTACCAGCCGGTCGGCCACGTGCACGTCGCAACCAACGTCTACGACTACGTCATGGACATCCAGCAGGCGATCGACGCGCCGCGCCTGTTCTTCGCAGACGGACGGCTCGGCCTCGAGCGCGGCATTCCGGAAGCGGCGCGCGCGGCGCTCGCCGCCAAGGGACACGACGTCTTCGTCGTCGACAGGCCGTGGGGCGGCGGCCAGGGCATCATGATCGACTGGGAGCGCGGCCTCTTGATCGGCGGCTCGGACCCGCGCAAGGACGGCTGCGCCCTCGGTTTCTAGAGCGGCGCGGCGGACCCTATTTGCGCGACAGCGTCTCCAGCTTCGACTGCATGTCGCCGAGCTGGCGCTTCAGCGCCTCGATCTCGTTCTCCCCCGACGCCTCCGCCTTGCCGCGCTCGGCCTTGGGGGCGGCGCCGGCGGTGTCGGCGCCGGGCTTCTCGGCCGTGAACGGGTAGAAGACGCCGAGCGCCTTTTCGAACACGGCGAGGTTGCGCTGCACCTGCTCCTGCAGGGCGTCGAAGCCGGGCACGCCCCACGCCTTGGCCATCTGGCGCTGGAACTTCTCCTGTTCCTTGGCGAGCGATTCCAGGCTGAACTCGAGGTAGCTCGGCACCAGCTTCTGCATATTGTCGTCATAGAAGCGGATAAGCTGGCGCAGGAAGCGGATCGGCAACAGATGCGGCCCCTTGCCTTCCTGCTCGAAGATGATCTGGGCGAGAACCGAACGGGTGATGTCGGCGCCGCTCTTGGCGTCGTAGACGACGAAATCGCGGCCGGATTTGACCATTTCCGCGAGGTCGTCGAGGGTCACGTAAGTGCTCGAATCGGTATTGTAGAGCCGCCGGTTGGCGTATTTCTTGATAACCACGGGCTCAGCGGTGTCTTTCGGGTGCTGCACGGGGCATTCCTCATTCTTGCCGCAAAAACCGCGCGCCTCGCGGCTCGGCATGAGCTTGTCTTGATCCCTACGATACGAAATATGTATTGCCGGTGCCACTTTTTTTGTGCACGGCAGCGAAACTTCCGCTGCATTGCGGGCCAGCGGCGGAACGGAGCCGGGATCGGTAAATGTTCGCCGCCCGCCGATTGACAGCACACCCGCCGGTGTCGCAATGATCGGCGGAGCAGGCGAACCGGAGTAGCGCCTCCGTGAGGGAAGATGCAGTTGTGAATATCGCCGGCACGGGCATCGCCAGGTGCGCGGAGCGCGACTGAGCCATGGCGCGGGTCGCGATCGTTACCGGAGGAACGCGCGGCATCGGCGGCGCCATTTCCAGGGCGCTGAATGAGGCCGGCTGCAAGGTCGCGGCCAGTTACGCCGGCAACGACGCGGCGGCGAAGGCCTTCAAGGAGGAGACCGGCATTGCCGTCTATAAGTGGGACGTCGGCGACTACGAGGCGTGCGGCAAGGGCGTCGCTGGGGTCGAGCGCGACCTCGGGCCGGTCGACATCCTGGTCAACAATGCCGGCATCACCCGCGACGGCATGCTGCACCGGATGAGCCTGAAGAGCTGGGGCGACGTCATCCGCACCAATCTCGATTCCGTGTTCAACATGACCCGGCCGGTGATCGAGGGCATGCGCGCGCGCGGCTTCGGGCGGGTCATCACCATCTCCTCGGTGAATGGCCAGAAGGGGCAGCTGGGCCAGACCAACTATTCGGCGGCCAAGGCGGGCGTCATCGGCTTCACCAAGGCGCTGGCCCAGGAGGGCGCGGCCAAGGGCGTCACCGCCAATGTGGTGGCGCCGGGCTATATCGCCACCGAAATGGTGAGAGCCGTGCCGAAAAAGGTGATGGAAACGATCATCCTGCCGCAGATCCCCGCCGGCCGCCTCGGCGAGGCCGAGGAAGTGGCCCGCTGCGTCGTGTTTCTGGCCTCCGACGAGGCCGGCTGGATCACCGGTTCGACGCTGACCGTCAATGGCGGCCAGATCATGGTCTGATGTCGCCCTGCCGCACCGCCAAAGCCTTGCCTAATCGCCGGATATATTTCGCAGTTTTCCCGCCCGCCGTCTTGCCGAGCGCGACCGGCGATCCCACATATGGGCGGCGCCGATCCGCGGGAAGTGCGTGATTGCCCTTGCCCACCGACCTTCTACATTCCGAGCTTCTCGCCATGGTCCAGGTGGTGTCCATCGACCTGGTGCTGGCGGGCGACAACGCCATCGTCGTCGGCGTGGCGGCGTGCGGCGTCGCGCCCGGACAACGCGGCAAGGTCATCTTCTTCGGCATCATGGGGGCGGTATTTCTGCGCATCGCCTTTGCCGCCGTTACCACCCAGCTCCTCGCCATCATCGGTCTGACGCTCGCCGGCGGCATCCTTCTGCTTTGGGTTTGCTGGAAGCTCTATCGCGAGTTGCGCGAGCAGCGGGCCCAGGATGCCGCGGCCGGACTGTACTCAGGAGACCTCGGGAGGGTGGACTGCGCCGCAGGCGCCACAGGCGCCGCCGCGGGCGCAGCCGTCGTCGCGGCGGTGCCGCACAAGAGCGTGGCCTCCGCGATCTGGCAGGTCGTGGTCGCCGACGTGTCGATGTCGCTCGACAATGTGCTGGCGGTGGCCGGCGCCGCCGGCGAGCACATGCTGGCGCTCGTCGTCGGGCTTGCGCTGTCGGTCATTCTGATGGGCGTCTGCGCGGCGCTGGTCGCCCAGTTGCTGCAGCGCCACCGCTGGCTCGGCTATCTCGGCCTAGCCCTGATCGCCTATGTCGCCGGCAAGATGATCGTCGACGGCAGCATGGAAATCAGCCGCGCCATGGCCGGCCTGTGACCGGCGCCGGCCGATCCGGCCCTCTTTACCCGCCGCCTGTTTTCGCCTAGGTCGTGATCGCTAGGCTGGCGCAGGGGGAGCGGTTGTCGAAAACGCGCGCGACGCTGATCGGTTTTACGGCCGTGCTCATGTGGTCGCTGCTGGCCCTGCTGACGGCCGCCTCCGGCCGGGTGCCGCCGTTTCAGCTCGCCGCCATGAGCTTTGCCATCGCCGCCGCGGCGGGGTTCCTGAGCCGGCTGTTCCGCGCCGGCGCGCGCGGCCGTCCACGGCCGCCGGCGGGCGCCTGGCTCCTCGGCGTCGCCGGCCTGTTCGGCTACCATTTCTTCTACTTCACGGCCCTGAAGTCGGCACCGCCCGTGGAGGCGGGACTGATCAACTATCTGTGGCCGCTCCTGATCGTGCTCATGGCGGCGTCGCTGCCGGGCGAGCGGCTCGGCTGGCACCACGTGGCCGGCGCCCTGTTGGGGCTGTTCGGCACCGTGCTGATCGTCACCGGCGGCGAGGGGCTCGGCATCAAGGCGGACTATGCGCCGGGTTATGCGGCAGCGCTCGTGGCGGCCGTGATCTGGTCCGTCTATTCGGTCATGTCGCGGCGCTTCGCGGGCGTGCCGAGCGACGCGGTCGCCGGTTTCTGTCTGCTCACCGCATTGTTGAGCGCGGCGAGCCACCTGATGGTAGAGGAAACGATCTGGCCCGCGCGCCCGACCGAATGGCTCGCGGTCGCCGGCCTCGGCCTCGGGCCGGTCGGCATCGCCTTCTACGTCTGGGACTATGGCGTCAAGCATGGCGACATCGCGGTGCTCGGCGCCAGCGCCTATATGGCGCCGCTCCTGTCGACGGGGATCCTGATCCTGGCCGGCTTCGGGGTTGCGAGCTGGACCGTCGCCATTGCCTGTCTGGCGATCACCGGCGGCGCCGCGCTCGCCGCCAAGGACCTGCTCGCGGCGCGCGCACGGTCGCCGGCCGCCGACTAGCCGCCCGGCGCCCTGCCCTCTGGTGCCAGACTTCTGCTGCATCGATCCGGCGCCACGGCGCGGCCGACGAGCGTCCATGCGCCGAGGGGCCGCGCGCTCCGCAGGGCGCCGGCGGGCACTGCCGCCGCTCGCCGGCGGCACGGCCGGGAACCGCTCTAGAAATTGTCCTTGCGCTTGCGGACGGCGGCAAACACGTCCGCCGGGCTGCGCCCGCTCAGGCCGGCTTGCGCCTGCAATTCCGGCTTTTCCGCGCGCAGGAACGGATTGGTTTCAAGCTCCTCGCCGATGGTCGTCGGCAGGGTCGGCCTGTTGTCGGCGCGCAAGGCGGCGATCGCCTCGGCGCGGCGCTTCAGGGCCTCGTTCCGCGGCTCGACGGTGAGCGCGAATCTCGCGTTGGCGAGCGTGTATTCGTGGCCGCAATAGACCCGGGTGTCGGGCGGCAGGGCCATCAGCTTCTTGAGCGATTGCCACATTTGCGGCGGCGTGCCCTCGAAGACGCGCCCGCAGCCGAGCGCAAACAGCGTGTCGCCGACAAAGACGATCCTGTCCGCCTCGAACCAGTAGGCGATGTGGTCGAGGGTGTGGCCGGGGGTGGCGATGATGCGCGCGACATGGCCGCCGAATTCATAGCTTTCGCCGTCGCCGACCTCGACATCGATGCCGGGGATGCGCGAATTGCGCGGGCCGACGATGGCGCAGCCGGTCTTCTCCTTCAGCTCAAGGTTGGCGCCGGTGTGATCGCCGTGATGGTGGGTGTTGAGAATGTGCGTCAGCCGCCAGCCGGCATCGGCGAGCGCCGTCTCGATGGGGCCGGCCTCCGGCGCGTCGATGGAGGCGGTGAGGCCGGCCTCGGGGGCGTGGATCAGGACGCCGAAATTGTCGCTCAGGCACATGAATTGCCGGATTTCGAGATTGGCCATCTCCCGCTCCTCCACCGCTGGGTGTCTATGATCTTGGATTTGCCGCCGATCAAACTATCATTCGAGACTCTGCTGGCAAGCCGGCCGCGGCCGGAGAAGGCGCAGCCCCCCATGTATCTCGATGCCGCATATTATCGCGATTTCTACCTCGGGCGCCTCGGCCGGGTGGTCCGTCGGCTCATCTCGCGGCGCATCCGCGCGCGCTGGCCGGATGTCGGCGGCGAGACGGTGATGGGCCTCGGCTTCGCGCCGCCCTATCTTGGCGTGTATGCCGGCGAGGCCGAGCGCCTCGGCGCCCTCATGCCCGCCGCCCAGGGGGTGGTGGCCTGGCCCGAGGAGCCGCCCTATCGCGCCGCCCTGGTCGACGAATACGATCTGCCGCTGGGCGACTCCACGGTGGAGCGGCTGCTCCTCGTCCATGCCTTGGAAATGTCGGAGGCGCCGCAGGAACTGTTGCGCGAGGCATGGCGCGTGCTGGCGCCGGGCGGAAGCCTGATCGCCGTCGTCCCCAACCGCCGCGGCCTGTGGGCGCGCGTCGATACGACCCCCTTCGGCCATGGGCGCCCGTTCAGCCGCGGCCAGCTCGCCGACCTGTTGAAGGAGGGCATGTACAGCCCGCTCGGCTGGGAGGGGGCGCTCGCCATGCCGCCGTCGAGCCGGCGCTATCTGCTGCGCTCGGCGCCGGCTTTGGAGCGCATCGGCGCCGTGCTGCTGCCGGGTTTCGAAGGGGTGTGGATCGTCGAGGCGACGAAGGAGGTCTACGCGCCGGTTCCGGTGCGCAGGCTGCGGCGGCCGGCGCTGCGCCCGGTGCTGGCGCCGCC
Encoded here:
- a CDS encoding YjbE family putative metal transport protein (Members of this highly hydrophobic protein family,regularly are found preceded by the yybP-ykoY manganese riboswitch (see RF00080). A metal cation transport function is proposed.) translates to MVQVVSIDLVLAGDNAIVVGVAACGVAPGQRGKVIFFGIMGAVFLRIAFAAVTTQLLAIIGLTLAGGILLLWVCWKLYRELREQRAQDAAAGLYSGDLGRVDCAAGATGAAAGAAVVAAVPHKSVASAIWQVVVADVSMSLDNVLAVAGAAGEHMLALVVGLALSVILMGVCAALVAQLLQRHRWLGYLGLALIAYVAGKMIVDGSMEISRAMAGL
- the ggt gene encoding gamma-glutamyltransferase, encoding MTGRDFQLPGRSPVLAGNAMCATSHPLASEAAIAMLRGGGNAVDAAVTAAAVLAVVEPQMTGIGGDCFAIVARRDKAPTGINGSGRAPAAATPQWYQLHGIEAIDRESVHAVTVPGAVDAWDRLLAEAGSIGLDKALAPAIRLAEDGFFVAPRVGFDWRRGAEKLARDPGARQFYLKDGKPYAAGDRVRLPALAKTLRTIAKKGRDAFYKGEIAEALVRHLNSLGGLHTLDDFAATTASPVKPVINPYRGVDMVEMPPNTQGITAQLMLNILENFDLAALVPMGAERLHLEMEAMRSAYRFRDQMIADPEAMRASVAEILDKRLGRDLAAHIDMERCSADLGPVRVPVGSDTVYLSVVDTDRMAVSFINSLFHTFGSGICDPATGVLYQSRGSAFSLDPEHPNCIAPNKRPMHTLIPAMTMRDGRVELAYGVMGAAYQPVGHVHVATNVYDYVMDIQQAIDAPRLFFADGRLGLERGIPEAARAALAAKGHDVFVVDRPWGGGQGIMIDWERGLLIGGSDPRKDGCALGF
- the phaR gene encoding polyhydroxyalkanoate synthesis repressor PhaR; this encodes MQHPKDTAEPVVIKKYANRRLYNTDSSTYVTLDDLAEMVKSGRDFVVYDAKSGADITRSVLAQIIFEQEGKGPHLLPIRFLRQLIRFYDDNMQKLVPSYLEFSLESLAKEQEKFQRQMAKAWGVPGFDALQEQVQRNLAVFEKALGVFYPFTAEKPGADTAGAAPKAERGKAEASGENEIEALKRQLGDMQSKLETLSRK
- the gloB gene encoding hydroxyacylglutathione hydrolase, with the protein product MANLEIRQFMCLSDNFGVLIHAPEAGLTASIDAPEAGPIETALADAGWRLTHILNTHHHGDHTGANLELKEKTGCAIVGPRNSRIPGIDVEVGDGESYEFGGHVARIIATPGHTLDHIAYWFEADRIVFVGDTLFALGCGRVFEGTPPQMWQSLKKLMALPPDTRVYCGHEYTLANARFALTVEPRNEALKRRAEAIAALRADNRPTLPTTIGEELETNPFLRAEKPELQAQAGLSGRSPADVFAAVRKRKDNF
- a CDS encoding methyltransferase domain-containing protein, whose protein sequence is MYLDAAYYRDFYLGRLGRVVRRLISRRIRARWPDVGGETVMGLGFAPPYLGVYAGEAERLGALMPAAQGVVAWPEEPPYRAALVDEYDLPLGDSTVERLLLVHALEMSEAPQELLREAWRVLAPGGSLIAVVPNRRGLWARVDTTPFGHGRPFSRGQLADLLKEGMYSPLGWEGALAMPPSSRRYLLRSAPALERIGAVLLPGFEGVWIVEATKEVYAPVPVRRLRRPALRPVLAPPASGAMPKSGIGPPAVAR
- the phbB gene encoding acetoacetyl-CoA reductase; this encodes MARVAIVTGGTRGIGGAISRALNEAGCKVAASYAGNDAAAKAFKEETGIAVYKWDVGDYEACGKGVAGVERDLGPVDILVNNAGITRDGMLHRMSLKSWGDVIRTNLDSVFNMTRPVIEGMRARGFGRVITISSVNGQKGQLGQTNYSAAKAGVIGFTKALAQEGAAKGVTANVVAPGYIATEMVRAVPKKVMETIILPQIPAGRLGEAEEVARCVVFLASDEAGWITGSTLTVNGGQIMV
- a CDS encoding EamA family transporter, giving the protein MSKTRATLIGFTAVLMWSLLALLTAASGRVPPFQLAAMSFAIAAAAGFLSRLFRAGARGRPRPPAGAWLLGVAGLFGYHFFYFTALKSAPPVEAGLINYLWPLLIVLMAASLPGERLGWHHVAGALLGLFGTVLIVTGGEGLGIKADYAPGYAAALVAAVIWSVYSVMSRRFAGVPSDAVAGFCLLTALLSAASHLMVEETIWPARPTEWLAVAGLGLGPVGIAFYVWDYGVKHGDIAVLGASAYMAPLLSTGILILAGFGVASWTVAIACLAITGGAALAAKDLLAARARSPAAD
- the rpmF gene encoding 50S ribosomal protein L32, which encodes MAVPKRKTSRMKRGFRRSADALKDPTYVEDKDSGEYRRPHHIDLKTGMYRGRQVLKRKEEA